The window GTTTGGTCTTCTGCTCTTGGTTATCGCTTGCGTTGCCGCTTGGAAGAAGCAGAAGCGGATGGCTTTGGCTACTTTGCCGCTGCTTGTCGTGACTGTCGGCCCCGCTGTATTGCAGTACTTGCCGGTGGCGTCGCCTGCCGTTAGCGGGGAATCCGTCACAGTCATGAGCGTCAACCTGCTGATGATCAACAAGACGACGGAGCCGATCATCTCCGAGATCAAGGCGGCCGATCCGGACATTCTCCTTCTCCAGGAGTATACACCCGACTGGCACGAGGCCCTGACAGCCGCGATCGCTTCTGAATACGCGCACATCCGGGAGATTCAACGCGAAGACTCTTTCGGGGCGGCGATCTACTCGAAGCGGCCATTCAATGGGCACGTCAACACCTATCTGCCGCTTGGCCGTGCGACGGAGCCGCAAATTCGTGGGGTGGTTGAAATCGATGGCCGTGAGGTGGCCGTCTATAACATCCACTTTTTGCCTCCGTGGGGTTTGGATTACGTCATCGAAACGCGATGTCAGTTTGCCGACTTGCGGGACAGGCTCGAAGCTGAGGAGCTTCCCGTGATTCTGTGCGGGGACTTCAATTTTACCGAACGTTCTCTTCAGGCTTCGTCACTGCGTCGTGCCGGCATTCTTGAAGCACAGGATCTTGGGGGGCGCGGGCGCGGTACCACATGGCCCGTCAGTTCGTTTTTCCGTTGGATTCCATCGGTACGCCTGGATCACATCTACATCAGCAATCACCTCACCTGCACCGATTGCCGAACCGGCACCGGTCGGGGTTCTGATCACCGCCCCGTCATTGCCCGGATCGGATTTGCCGAAGGACCCGCGCAATAGACTCACTGAATCGCCGTCGGTTGCGCCGGCTAGGTGTGGAGCGGTTCCTTCTTGGTCGAAGCGCCGATGCCTAAGAACTCCACATCCGTGCAAAGATCCTGCTCGTCGAACCTGAGAATGCAGTAATCAGGCGAACCCCATTCCTTGAAATGCCTGGCGTCATAGATCTGGCTGAGCAGGCCCGCAGCGTCACTACGCACGGCGAGCACCGGTTCCCCCATATCCAGTTCCGCCGCGCATTCTTTCGGAGACTTGCCTTTGATCTTTCTCTTTATGATCAGGGCCCGCGGAAAATCCCGTTTCGGGTCGCTGTTTTTCTCGGTTCGGGACAAGGCCACGATTCTCTCGGCAGCTACTTCGACTACGTAGCGATCCTTGCCCATAACGTCGAGCTCCACCGGATAGATCACCCAGGACCGATCGCTGTCAATGTCGCGCAGCGTATCGAGGCACTTGCCGAACATCTCATCCGCGGCGGAAAGTTTGGCGCCGAGCAGTTCCTTTTCGCGTTTCTTGACGTCGGCGGCATCCACGGCCTTGCCGACTAGATTGACGCCGGTGCCGACCGCAGTGATGCAGCCGCTGGAAAAGGCACCTATGGCGGCCAGCAACATGTAGCTTGCCAAGTGCAGCAACAACCTGCGGACCCGACCAATGACTGGTTTGTTAGCTCTTGCCCGCCGCATTGATCGTCCTCCATGTCTGGGGGTAATCCCGCAAGTGGACAACGGTCCCGCGGACGATTTCCGTTGGCCGTCTTTGGAGCCGGGATTCTACCGCCCTACTTCATGGCAGGACAACCTTGCGGACCCGGATCGACTCCTTTTCGGCCACCCACGAGGCGTCGCGCCGGCTGGTGCGAGAATCCCTTCTCGCGTCCGTTTTTAGCAGGAATCCTTTTCTGTGGGGACAAGGGCCGAGAGAGGAATCTCGGCCCAGCGGTAGCGTCGGCCCGCCGTGGTCGACGGGGATGGCGAGTTTGCAG of the bacterium genome contains:
- a CDS encoding endonuclease/exonuclease/phosphatase family protein gives rise to the protein MVAAWAAFVIRTFVFQFGLLLLVIACVAAWKKQKRMALATLPLLVVTVGPAVLQYLPVASPAVSGESVTVMSVNLLMINKTTEPIISEIKAADPDILLLQEYTPDWHEALTAAIASEYAHIREIQREDSFGAAIYSKRPFNGHVNTYLPLGRATEPQIRGVVEIDGREVAVYNIHFLPPWGLDYVIETRCQFADLRDRLEAEELPVILCGDFNFTERSLQASSLRRAGILEAQDLGGRGRGTTWPVSSFFRWIPSVRLDHIYISNHLTCTDCRTGTGRGSDHRPVIARIGFAEGPAQ